A single Metarhizium brunneum chromosome 5, complete sequence DNA region contains:
- the ivoC gene encoding N-acetyltryptophan 6-hydroxylase ivoC, giving the protein MAIYTCWSTITWGQTLAVVFVVCLGYATVLAVQRLWLSPIAHIPGPRLAALTQYYELYYDIVLGGKYTFKIMELHKEYGSVVRINPWEVHVRQHDFHSDLFGGPTRPRQKWTFWTKQFGAPDSSLATIDHDHHKLRRSALNAFFSTHSVRNLQPVIEERVDSLLEAFHKYAATQCGTPINIMYPFSAFTNDVINEYAFARSDHLIERPDFGREVTDNLLMGTHMGLIVKHANWALTLINSMPEPLSGRWIPGWSGFLKMKNDILQQIQKVKSTENTGQWKLDVSHPTILHELLSSENLPDCEKTPARLAQEAQILVQGGTLTSSWALSLATFHLVNQESTLRKLRDELFVAIPDANEVIPLAKLESLPYLRAVVREALRHSIGTSGRLSRIALDEEFLLHDHERMREWRIPVGTVVSMSPYMTVMDEDIFPDPLSFQPERWLDDGDRLEKHLTVFGGGTRSCLGKALALAEMYLVLAKLFRQWGNGVDVRPGDTGVLNIFETTPRDGQMASDYFIPIPYKGSEGIRFVLSVAGFDSSESKYLGGNAANVTL; this is encoded by the exons ATGGCTATCTACACTTGCTGGTCAACCATCACCTGGGGACAGACCCTGGCCGTTGTTTTCGTCGTTTGCCTCGGATATGCTACTGTTCTTGCTGTGCAGAGGCTTTGGCTCAGCCCTATTGCCCACATACCCGGGCCAAGACTTGCGGCCCTGACGCAGTACTATGAGCTATATTATGATAttgtcctcggcggcaaatACACCTTCAAGATTATGGAACTGCATAAAGAGTACGGTTCTGTGGTCCGTATTAACCCTTGGGAGGTGCATGTTAGACAGCACGACTTCCACTCTGATTTGTTTGGAGGGCCAACCAGGCCTCGACAAAAGTGGACGTTCTGGACAAAACAG TTTGGAGCTCCAG ATAGTTCCCTCGCAACAATCGATCATGATCACCACAAGCTGCGCCGGTCGGCTCTCAATGCATTCTTCTCGACTCATAGTGTTCGAAATCTCCAACCAGTTATCGAAGAACGAGTCGATAGTCTTCTTGAAGCCTTCCACAAGTATGCCGCTACTCAATGTGGCACGCCAATCAACATCATGTATCCTTTCTCGGCTTTCACGAACG ATGTCATTAATGAATATGCGTTTGCTCGAAGCGATCACCTAA TTGAACGCCCGGATTTTGGCCGCGAGGTGACTGACAATTTATTGATGGGAACTCATATGGGACTGATCGTCAAGCATGCAAATTGGGCTCTCACCCTGATAAATAGTATGCCAGAGCCTCTTTCGGGACGGTGGATTCCAG GCTGGTCAGGATttctgaagatgaagaacGATATCCTTCAGCAAATTCAAAAAGTCAAGTCGACAGAGAATACAGGACAATGGAAGCTGGACGTGAGCCACCCAACCATTTTGCATGAATTGCTCTCTTCAGAGAACCTTCCGGACTGTGAGAAGACACCGGCCAGGCTAGCCCAAGAAGCACAAATTCTGGTGCAAGGAGGCACTCTTACGTCGTCGTGGGCTCTATCACTGGCAACATTCCATCTTGTCAATCAAGAATCAACGCTTCGAAAGCTCCGGGACGAACTATTTGTCGCTATCCCTGACGCCAATGAAGTTATACCGCTGGCGAAATTGGAAAGTTTGCCGTATTTGCGAGCCGTTGTTAGAGAGGCTCTCCGCCACAGCATTGGTACGAGTGGAAGGCTTTCCCGAATTGCTTTGGATGAAgaatttcttcttcatgatCATGAGAGGATGAGAGAGTGGCGAATCCCTGTAGGGACCGTGGTTAGTATGAGCCCGTATATGACTGTCATGGACGAAGACATATTCCCAGACCCATTAAGCTTTCAGCCCGAGCGCTGGCTTGACGATGGGGATCGACTTGAAAAACATCTGACAGTATTTGGTGGTGGAACGCGAAGTTGCTTGGGTAAGGCCCTTGCGCTAGCGGAGATGTACCTGGTCCTGGCCAAACTGTTCCGTCAGTGGGGaaatggtgttgatgtccGTCCTGGAGATACTGGAGTCTTGAACATTTTCGAAACGACCCCGCGAGATGGTCAAATGGCGTCTGACTACTTTATCCCTATCCCTTACAAG GGGTCAGAGGGCATACGATTTGTCCTGAGTGTCGCCGGGTTTGATTCGTCCGAAAGTAAATATTTGGGGGGGAATGCTGCCAATGTTACCCTTTGA
- the TEF gene encoding Elongation factor 1-alpha has product MGKDDKTHINVVVIGYVSEPTLFAVSSFHVDSGKSTTTGHLIYQCGGIDKRTIEKFEKEAAELGKGSFKYAWVLDKLKAERERGITIDIALWKFETPKYYVTVIDAPGHRDFIKNMITGTSQADCAILIIAAGTGEFEAGISKDGQTREHALLAYTLGVKQLIVAINKMDTAKWAEARYQEIIKETSNFIKKVGYNPKTVAFVPISGFNGDNMLQPSTNCPWYKGWEKETKAGKSTGKTLLEAIDAIEPPKRPTDKPLRLPLQDVYKIGGIGTVPVGRIETGVLKPGMVVTFAPSNVTTEVKSVEMHHEQLTEGVPGDNVGFNVKNVSVKEIRRGNVAGDSKNDPPMGAASFDAQVIVLNHPGQVGAGYAPVLDCHTAHIACKFSEIKEKIDRRTGKAVESAPKFIKSGDSAIVKMVPSKPMCVEAFTDYPPLGRFAVRDMRQTVAVGVIKSVEKAAAGSGKVTKSAAKAGKK; this is encoded by the exons ATGGGTAAGGACGACAAGACTCACATCAACGTGGTCGTTATC GGGTATGTTTCGGAGCCTACACTCTTCGCCGTCTCGAGTTT CCACGTCGACTCCGGCAAGTCTACCACCACTGGTCACTTGATCTACCAGTGCGGTGGTATCGACAAGCGTACCATTGAGAAGTTCGAGAAG GAAGCCGCTGAACTCGGCAAGGGTTCCTTCAAGTACGCATGGGTTCTtgacaagctcaaggccgaGCGTGAGCGTGGTATCACCATCGACATTGCCCTCTGGAAGTTCGAGACTCCCAAGTACTATGTCACCGTCATTG ACGCTCCCGGTCACCGTGACTTCATCAAGAACATGATCACTGGTACATCCCAGGCTGACTGCGCTATTCTCATTATCGCTGCCGGTACTGGTGAGTTCGAGGCTGGTATCTCCAAGGATGGCCAGACCCGTGAGCACGCTCTGCTCGCCTACACCCTGGGTGTCAAGCAGCTCATtgtcgccatcaacaagatggacACCGCCAAGTGGGCCGAGGCCCGTTACCAGGAAATCATCAAGGAGACTTCCAACTTCATCAAGAAGGTCGGCTACAACCCCAAGACCGTCGCCTTCGTCCCCATCTCAGGTTTCAACGGTGACAACATGCTTCAGCCCTCCACCAACTGCCCCTGGTACAAGGGTTGGGAGAAGGAGACCAAGGCTGGCAAGTCCACCGGCAAGACCCtcctcgaggccattgacGCCATTGAGCCCCCCAAGCGTCCCACCGACAAGCCCCTCCGTCTTCCCCTCCAGGATGTGTACAAGATCGGCGGTATTGGAACTGTCCCTGTCGGCCGTATCGAGACTGGTGTCCTCAAGCCTGGTATGGTCGTTACCTTCGCTCCCTCCAACGTCACCACTGAAGTTAAGTCCGTGGAAATGCACCACGAGCAGCTTACCGAGGGTGTCCCCGGTGACAACGTTGGTTTCAACGTGAAGAACGTCTCCGTCAAGGAAATCCGCCGTGGTAACGTTGCTGGTGACTCCAAGAACGACCCCCCCATGGGTGCCGCTTCCTTCGATGCCCAGGTCATCGTTCTCAACCACCCCGGCCAGGTCGGTGCTGGTTACGCTCCCGTCCTCGATTGCCACACCGCCCATATTGCATGCAAGTTCTCTGAGATCAAGGAGAAGATTGACCGACGTACCGGTAAGGCTGTTGAGTCTGCCCCCAAGTTCATCAAGTCTGGTGACTCTGCCATCGTCAAGATGGTTCCCTCCAAGCCTATGTGCGTTGAGGCTTTCACCGACTACCCTCCCCTGGGTCGTTTCGCCGTCCGTGACATGCGTCAGACCGTCGCTGTCGGTGTCATCAAGTCCGTCGAGAAGGCCGCTGCTGGTTCCGGTAAGGTCACCAAGTCTGctgccaaggctggcaagaaATAA
- the Mfsd10 gene encoding Major facilitator superfamily domain-containing protein 10 — translation MAAVDPATRKRVLKVIVLSLLLDLISFTFILPLFPKLLEFYRDREAPSLIPGGPPTLLQQVLGGLNKYKASFSRPIDSRYDIVLLGGAMGSLFSLLQAIASPLIGRLSDRYGRRTALLTSMCGNVLSVLLWVAAIDFRTFVASRIVGGLSEGNVQLATAMASDISDESTRGSTMAVIGACFSIAFTFGPGLGAWLSTKSHVAANPFATAASFSLALIVIETIYLYFFLPETLPSLIGNEAKSEKRTEKTKAKPAERTNSHVVLNAVHFLFLLFFSGMESSLSFMTYELFEFTSGKNGRLLGYIGLVASILQGGVTRRLPPLLSVRIGVISCLAAFFLLGRAGGIGGLYAAATCLAMTSATVVTGLNALSSFEASEDERGGKLGILRSWGQLGRGLGPILFTSVYWWAGREYAYNMGATGIAVVSAAVLMGLKTPRASMKDKANRETNGKDQ, via the exons ATGGCAGCGGTGGATCCTGCGACCAGGAAGAGAGTCTTGAAGGTGATTGTGTTGTCGCTGTTGTTGGATCTG ATCTCCTTCACATTCATTCTTCCACTCTTCCCCAAGCTGCTGGAGTTCTATCGAGATCGAGAAGCGCCGTCGCTGATCCCGGGTGGGCCGCCAACATTGCTGCAACAGGTTCTCGGGGGCCTGAACAAATACAAAGCTTCGTTTTCACGTCCCATCGACTCCCGATATGATATTGTTCTCCTTGGAGGAGCCATGGGCTCGTTGTTCTC GTTGTTGCAAGCGATTGCTTCCCCTCTTATTGGAAGGCTCTCTGACCGATACGGCCGACGCACCGCTCTATTGACGTCCATGTGCGGAAACGTGCTGTCGGTGCTCCTTTGGGTTGCGGCCATTGACTTCCGCACCTTTGTCGCAAGCCGCATTGTTGGAGGTCTATCCGAGGGAAATGTCCAGTTAGCAACTGCAATGGCAAGTGATATCTCAGACGAATCGACTAGAGGGTCCACCATGGCGGTGATCGGAGCTTGCTTCTCCATTGCCTTCACATTCGGACCTGGATTGGGCGCTTGGCTAAGCACAAAATCTCACGTCGCTGCAAACCCCTTTGCAACCGCCGCATCTTTTAGCTTGGCTCTCATTGTAATCGAAACGATATATCTATACTTTTTCTTACCGGAAACTCTGCCATCTCTTATTGGAAACGAAGCCAAGTCAGAGAAGAGGACGGAGAAGACAAAGGCCAAACCAGCGGAGAGAACAAATTCCCACGTTGTCCTCAATGCAGTTCatttcttgtttcttctctttttctcaGGAATGGAAAGTTCGCTATCATTCATGACTTATGAACTGTTTGAGTTCACTTCTGGTAAAAATGGGAGATTGCTGGGGTATATTGGTCTTGTGGCATCTATTCTCCAAGGCGGAGTGACTCGTCGACTTCCTCCGTTGCTCTCTGTAAGAATCGGCGTTATTTCGTGCTTGGctgccttcttcctcttagGAAGAGCCGGTGGTATCGGTGGCTTGTATGCTGCGGCGACGTGTCTTGCAATGACATCGGCGACGGTGGTGACTGGACTAAACGCGCTGAGCAGCTTCGAGGCCAGTGAAGACGAACGTGGGGGGAAGCTAGGCATTCTGAGAAGTTGGGGACAATTGGGACGTGGACTTGGGCCGATCCTGTTTACAAGTGTGTACTGGTGGGCGGGTCGAGAATATGCGTACAACATGGGAGCTACCGGTATAGCTGTGGTTTCAGCTGCGGTGCTGATGGGCCTCAAGACGCCTAGAGCATCTATGAAGGACAAGGCGAATCGAGAGACCAACGGCAAAGATCAGTAA
- the gabD gene encoding Succinate-semialdehyde dehydrogenase [NADP(+)] GabD — translation MTADLPFQLADTSLARPDCLVDGQDTSAKSGRRFQVIDPGTGKPWISCPDCGSEDVDAAVQSSHRAFQEYSKWTPRKRAQTISKWHQLIVEARQDLATILVHETGKPLAEAYGEVDYATGFTWWFVGEAERAHGSSIVSAVPGRRAITIKQPIGVAAALVPWNFPIALTLRKMAAALAAGCTMVVKPSPETPLTAIAVARLGLKAGFPVGALNILTTSLDNTPAVAESLCLHPLVKKVTFTGSTRVGKIITGLCARNLKKSTLELGGNCPFIVFDDANIDQALGQLMALKWRHAGQACISSNRLYVQRGVYDSFVKELIQRTSLLKVGHGMAEGTTMGPVTTPRALDKAEEMAKDAIANGAKMVYGTGLRAESTGGYFMSPTIVTEVTDDMLMSKDEIFAPLLGVSVFDTEDEVTTRANNTSMGLASYVFTKNVDRLWRMFETLEAGMIGLNTGNSSCAEAPFGGIKESGCGKESGKDVAVEEFLVTKNGTLTVEDHW, via the exons ATGACCGCAGATCTGCCCTTTCAGCTGGCCGACACGAGCCTCGCCCGTCCCGACTGCCTGGTTGACGGCCAGGACACATCCGCCAAGTCGGGGAGACGCTTCCAAGTCATCGATCCAGGCACCGGCAAGCCGTGGATCTCCTGTCCCGACTGCGGCAGCGAGGACGTCGACGCGGCCGTGCAGTCGAGCCACCGAGCCTTCCAGGAATACTCCAAATGGACCCCGAGGAAGCGAGCCCAAACCATCTCCAAGTGGCACCAGCTGATTGTCGAAGCCCGCCAAGACCTGGCCACGATTCTCGTCCACGAGACCGGAAAGCCTCTCGCAGAGGCCTACGGCGAGGTCGACTACGCGACAGGCTTCACCTGGTGGTTCGTGGGCGAGGCAGAGAGGGCCCATGGCAGCTCCATCGTGTCCGCCGTCCCTGGCCGTcgcgccatcaccatcaagcAGCCGATCGGAGTCGCTGCCGCCTTGGTGCCGTGGAACTTCCCCATCGCTCTGACTCTGAGGAAGATGGCCGCAGCGCTGGCCGCGGGCTGCACCATGGTTGTCAAGCCGTCGCCGGAAACACCGCTAACAGCCATTGCCGTGGCACGCCTCGGACTCAAGGCCGGATTCCCCGTCGGCGCCCTCAACATCCTGACCACCAGCCTCGACAACACTCCTGCCGTCGCGGAATCTCTTTGTCTCCATCCGCTGGTGAAGAAGGTGACCTTTACTGGTAGTACGCGGGTCGGCAAGATAATTACCGGTCTTTGCGCGCGTAACCTCAAAAAATCCACCTTGGAACTTGGCGGGAATTGCCCCTTCATCGTCTTTGACGATGCCAACATTGATCAGGCACTCGGTCAACTTATGGCTCTGAAATGGCGTCACGCCGGCCAGGCCTGCATCTCGTCAAATCGGTTGTACGTCCAGCGTGGCGTGTACGACTCCTTTGTGAAGGAGCTTATACAGAGGACGTCCCTGCTCAAGGTtgggcatggcatggccgagGGAACGACCATGGGCCCCGTCACGACGCCCCGAGCActcgacaaggccgaggaaaTGGCAAAGGATGCCATTGCAAACGGTGCCAAAATGGTATATGGGACAGGTCTTCGTGCCGAATCTACGGGGGGCTACTTCATGAGCCCAACCATTGTGACAGAGGTGACGGACGACATGCTCATGAGCAAGGATGAGATTTTTGCGCCGCTTCTCGGCGTGTCCGTTTTTGATACCGAAGACGAAGTGACCACTCGAGCAAACAACACCAGTATGGGATTGGCGAGTTACGTCTTCACCAAGAATGTTGATCGGCTGTGGAGGATGTTTGAGACGCTGGAGGCCGGCATGATTGGATTG AATACTGGAAACAGCTCATGCGCCGAGGCCCCCTTTGGCGGTATCAAGGAGAGTGGATGTGGGAAGGAGAGCGGAAAAGATGTAGCAGTGGAGGAGTTTCTGGTGACCAAGAATGGGACGCTCACAGTCGAAGATCATTGGTGA
- the STL1_5 gene encoding Sugar transporter STL1: MTADTRVKERRSRTSPYNRLVTIAVAFGSFTYGYCSAIIGSTIGQPGWYEYFGLPMQGEPGYGTTTTQAIATANGLYSAGGAVGSLFIMWAASALGRKLSIQMGAACAVVGGAFQGGAAALAMFHVGRVVSGLGIGILVTACPMYLSELAPPDRRGWLVGHHAIFLVFGYMLSGWLGFACYFATEENPSFAWRFPLCVQCLSPLVLLVTSIWIPRSPRWLLQTGRVEEAWRVLRELRRAPHDPDDLTAKEELYQVKMQIALDAQKLRAMGCTPWTAVIKKKSYRKRMVIGFLTQWGAEFAGPLVINNYSVILYTNLGQTNYMPLLLSALWLTTAGLIYNPLGAWLHDKVNSRRWMFITGLFGCLITTSGLVGCIAQYGGTSNQAGNAAGVFFVFLYLTFQGTLCDTTMYLYVSEIFPTEIRPIGMGFSLFGQFASTIILLQTAPIGIDQVGWKYYLVIIAWCIFFIPIVYFFFPETARLSLEEISARFGDDVAVHVNDVSAAQRNELDEFLKRNDVTALAKEDGYVAEKGEMEQADKA, encoded by the exons ATGACCGCAGATACCCGGGTCAAGGAGCGGCGGTCTCGCACTAGTCCGTATAATCGGCTGGTCACCATTGCGGTAGCCTTTGGTTCCTTT ACGTACGGATACTGCTCTGCCATCATCGGCAGCACCATCGGCCAGCCAGGATGGTATGAGTACTTCGGGCTGCCCATGCAGGGCGAGCCCGGCTATGGCACCACGACCACGCAGGCCATTGCCACTGCCAACGGATTGTACAGCGCCGGAGGAGCCGTCGGCAGCCTGTTCATCATGTGGGCGGCTTCAGCTCTGGGCAGAAAGCTCTCTATCCAGATGGGTGCAGCTTGCGCCGTTGTTGGCGGTGCGTTCCAAGGAGGAGCGGCTGCTTTGGC CATGTTCCACGTCGGCCGGGTGGTTTCCGGCCTCGGTATTGGTATCCTCGTCACCGCGTGTCCCATGTATCTCTCTGAACTGGCGCCCCCTGACAGGAGAGGCTGGCTGGTCGGCCACcacgccatcttcctcgtgTTCGGCTACATGCTctctggctggctgggcttCGCGTGCTACTTTGCCACGGAGGAGAACCCGTCGTTTGCGTGGCGGTTTCCGCTTTGTGTGCAGTGCTTGTCGCCGCTTGTGTTGCTGGTCACGTCGATCTGGATCCCGCGCTCGCCGCGGTGGCTCCTCCAGACGGGCcgcgtcgaggaggcgtggAGGGTTCTGCGGGAGTTGCGCAGGGCGCCTCATGATCCGGATGATTTGAcggccaaggaggagctgtACCAGGTCAAGATGCAGATTGCGTTGGACGCCCAGAAGCTCAGGGCCATGGGGTGTACGCCCTGGACGGCTGtgatcaagaagaagagctaTAGGAAACGCATGGTGATTGGGTTTTTGACGCAGTGGGGGGCGGAATTTGCTGGCCCTCTGGTCATT AACAACTATTCCGTCATCCTGTACACCAATCTCGGGCAGACAAACTACATGCCCCTCCTCCTGTCGGCACTATGGCTCACAACAGCCGGTCTGATTTACAACCCCCTCGGCGCATGGCTACACGACAAGGTCAACTCCCGGCGGTGGATGTTCATAACGGGCCTGTTCGGCTGTCTCATTACAACATCAGGTCTGGTCGGGTGCATTGCGCAGTACGGAGGAACCTCCAACCAGGCCGGCAACGCGGCAGGCGtctttttcgtctttttaTACCTCACCTTCCAAGG AACGCTTTGCGACACAACCATGTACCTCTACGTGTCGGAAATCTTCCCTACGGAGATCCGTCCCATTGGCATGGGTTTCTCCCTCTTTGGCCAGTTCGCCTCAACCATTATCCTGCTGCAGACAGCCCCCATTGGCATCGACCAAGTCGGCTGGAAGTACtacctcgtcatcatcgcctggtgcatcttcttcatccccattgtgtacttcttcttccctgaGACGGCGAGGCTTTCGCTGGAGGAGATCTCGGCCAGGTTCGGGGATGACGTCGCCGTGCATGTGAATGATGTGTCGGCGGCGCAGAGGAATGAGCTGGATGAGTTTTTGAAGAGGAATGACGTTACGGCTTTGGCTAAGGAAGACGGCTACGTTGCCGAGAAGGGTGAGATGGAGCAAGCGGACAAGGCTTGA
- the SF3B5 gene encoding Splicing factor 3B subunit 5: MADKLRTQQELERLQAKYIGTGHPDTTSWEWRTNIQRDTYASIAGHRPLLSYVALAENEPLVKVRARMIRKMIQPAGPPPPREE; the protein is encoded by the exons ATG GCTGACAAGCTCCGCACTCAACAAGAGCTCGAACGCCTGCAGGCGAAATACATTGGAACCGGCCACCCCGATACGACAAGCTGGGAATGGCGAACAAACATTCAGCGCGACACATATGCTTCCATCGCCGGCCATCGACCGTTGTTGTCCTATGTAGCTCTTGCCGAGAACGAGCCGCTGGTTAAGGTTCGCGCAAGAATGATTCGG AAAATGATCCAACCCGCCGGCCCGCCGCCACCTCGTGAGGAATAA
- the nse3 gene encoding Non-structural maintenance of chromosome element 3, translating into MPVKQRRRRPVDDEDPEDGVPSRQRANRRDPDNDFDNDSEDGMDVDGEAGSSADDQLAKKLVRYALSCEYSRTPIRRDGIKERVLGNQGRSFKRIFALAQKQLKLVWGMELRELPVREKMSLQEKRQAMKSNSQAKIGSGAYILTSTLPDEYRSAAIIKPSRIPTSDDEATYVAFYTLVVSFIWLNGGELSEQKLRRYLLRLNADQNVSSEKTETTLKKMEKHGYVIKRVERPPLGQDGEQTITWHVGPRAKEEIGLDGVRGLVRELYGGSSEDLEKKLNASLGIKESPTTRDDGNEEETRGE; encoded by the exons ATGCCCGTGAAACAAAGGAGAAGGCGGCCT GTGGATGACGAAGACCCAGAAGATGGCGTACCGTCTAGGCAGCGAGCGAATCGCCGTGATCCCGATAATGATTTCGATAACGACTCCGAGGATGGGATGGATGTCGATGGTGAGGCTGGCAGCAGTGCAGATGATCAgctcgccaagaagctcgTTCGCTATGCCTTATCATGCGAATATTCACGGACGCCCATACGCCGTGACGGTATTAAGGAGAGAG TTCTTGGCAACCAGGGGCGATCTTTTAAAAGAATTTTCGCGCTAGCACAAAAGCAATTAAAACTTGTTTGGGGCATGGAGCTCCGAGAGCTTCCAGTTAGAGAGAAAATGTCCCTGCAAGAGAAAAGACAAG CGATGAAGTCAAATTCACAGGCGAAAATTGGATCTGGCGCCTATATTTTGACGTCAACTTTGCCAGACGAATATCGCAGTGCAGCCATCATCAAGCCGTCCAGAATCCCCACCTCGGACGATGAAGCAACATATGTTGCGTTCTATACACTGGTTGTGTCGTTCATATGGCTAAATGGCGGCGAACTAAGCGAACAGAAGCTGAGGCGATATCTTCTTCGTTTAAATGCCGACCAGAATGTCTCAAGTGAGAAGACGGAAACGACGCTGAAGAAAATGGAAAAACATGGCTATGTCATAAAGAGGGTAGAACGCCCACCGCTCGGCCAAGATGGCGAGCAAACCATTACATGGCACGTTGGGCCTAgggcaaaagaagaaattgGGCTGGACGGTGTACGTGGATTGGTGCGAGAGTTGTACGGGGGATCATCAgaggacttggagaagaagctgaacGCTAGTCTTGGCATAAAGGAGTCGCCAACGACGAGGGATGACGGAAATGAAGAGGAAACGAGGGGAGAATGA